A genomic window from Gossypium hirsutum isolate 1008001.06 chromosome D12, Gossypium_hirsutum_v2.1, whole genome shotgun sequence includes:
- the LOC107945990 gene encoding ABC transporter B family member 4, whose translation MATENGFNGDTNLHKACTSKSQETSKGDEKTNTVPFHKLFVFADSTDILLMIVGTVGAVGNGLCMPLMTILFGDLVNAFGQNQSNNQVVHVVSKVSLKFVYLAVGAGVAAFLQVSCWMVTGERQAARIRGLYLKTILRQDIAFFDVETNTGEVVGRMSGDTVLIQDAMGEKVGKVLQLLSTFFGGFIIAFVKGWLLTLVMLSSIPLLVISGATMAVIISKMATRGQTAYAQAATIVEQTIGSIRTVASFTGEKQAMSNYNKLLATAYKSGVHEGTAAGLGLGVVLLIIFCSYSLAVWFGGKMILEKGYTGGEVVNVIIAVLTGSMSLGQASPCMSAFAAGQAAAFKMFKTINRKPEIDPYDMSGKVLEDIHGDVELRDVYFSYPARPEEQIFSGFSLSIPCGTTAALVGESGSGKSTVISLIERFYDPLAGEVLIDGINLKDFQLRWIRGKIGLVSQEPVLFTSSIKDNIAYGKEDATIEEIQAAAELANAAKFIDKLPQGLDTMVGEHGTQLSGGQKQRVAIARAILKDPRILLLDEATSALDAESERVVQEALDRIMGNRTTVIVAHRLSTVRNANTIAVIHRGKMVEKGSHSELLKDPEGAYSQLIRLQEVNKESEQVADVSEVTPESFRQSSLRRSMKRSISRGSSIGDSSHHSFSVAFGLPTGMNVNDSSTVDTEDPSKQPLKQPLEVPIRRLAYLNKPEIPVLLLGTIAAVANGVILPIYGLLLSHVIETFFKPPDELKKDTRFWALIFMALGLASLLASPARTYFFSIAGCKLIQKIRLMCFSKVVHMEVGWFDEPDNSSGSIGARLSVDAASIRGLVGDALAQMVSNLASAIAGLVIAFVASWQLALIMLGLVPLIGFTGYFQANFMKGFSADAKMMYEDASQVANDAVGSIRTVASFCAEEKMMQLYSKKCEGPLQTGIKQGLISGSGFGLSFFLMFSVYATNFYAGAQLVKHGHVKFSDVFQVFFGLTMATIGITQSSSFAPDSSKAKSAAASIFAIIDRESKIDPSDESGTTLENVKADIELHHVSFKYPLRPDIQIFQDLSLSIHAGKTVALVGESGSGKSTVISLLQRFYDPDSGHITLDGVEIRTLQLKWLRQQMGLVSQEPVLFNETIRANIAYGKGGNATEAEILAASELANAHKFISSLQQGYDTVVGERGVQLSGGQKQRVAIARAIVKSPKILLLDEATSALDAESERVVQDALDRIMVNRTTVVVAHRLSTIKNADVIAVVKNGVIVEKGKHDTLINIKDGLYASLVALHMSASAS comes from the exons ATGGCTACTGAGAATGGCTTTAATGGTGATACCAACTTGCACAAGGCCTGCACATCAAAAAGCCAGGAAACCAGCAAAGGAGATGAGAAAACCAACACTGTTCCGTTTCACAAATTGTTTGTGTTCGCAGATTCAACCGATATCTTGTTAATGATCGTTGGTACAGTCGGTGCGGTCGGGAACGGTTTATGTATGCCCCTTATGACAATCTTATTCGGAGATCTTGTTAACGCTTTTGGACAAAACCAGAGTAATAACCAAGTGGTTCATGTGGTCTCAAAG GTTTCTTTGAAATTTGTCTACCTCGCGGTTGGGGCCGGGGTGGCGGCGTTTCTCC AGGTGAGTTGCTGGATGGTCACAGGTGAGAGACAAGCTGCTCGAATAAGGGGCTTGTACTTGAAAACCATATTGAGACAAGATATTGCTTTCTTTGATGTTGAAACAAACACGGGAGAGGTCGTTGGACGTATGTCTGGTGACACAGTTCTCATACAAGATGCCATGGGAGAAAAG GTTGGGAAGGTTTTACAATTGCTGTCCACATTCTTTGGAGGTTTCATTATAGCATTTGTCAAGGGATGGCTTCTAACTCTTGTCATGTTGTCATCTATCCCTCTCCTTGTAATATCTGGTGCAACGATGGCTGTCATTATATCTAAGATGGCAACTCGTGGACAAACTGCTTATGCTCAAGCTGCCACCATTGTTGAACAGACAATTGGTTCAATTAGAACC GTTGCATCATTTACTGGTGAGAAGCAAGCCATGAGCAATTACAACAAACTTCTTGCTACGGCTTATAAATCAGGTGTTCATGAGGGAACTGCTGCTGGACTCGGTCTCGGTGTAGTTTTGTTGATCATATTCTGCAGTTATTCTTTGGCTGTATGGTTTGGTGGGAAGATGATTTTGGAGAAAGGGTACACTGGTGGTGAAGTAGTTAATGTGATTATCGCTGTATTGACCGGTTCAAT GTCCCTGGGGCAGGCATCGCCATGCATGAGTGCATTTGCTGCTGGTCAAGCTGCGGCATTTAAGATGTTCAAGACCATCAATAGGAAGCCTGAGATCGACCCATACGATATGAGTGGGAAAGTGTTGGAGGACATTCACGGGGATGTGGAATTGAGGGATGTTTATTTCAGTTATCCAGCCAGGCCAGAAGAGCAAATTTTCAGTGGATTCTCTCTTTCTATTCCATGTGGTACAACAGCTGCTTTAGTTGGAGAAAGTGGAAGTGGGAAATCAACTGTAATTAGTCTTATAGAAAGGTTTTATGATCCACTAGCCGGTGAAGTGCTAATCGATGGCATTAACCTCAAAGATTTCCAACTTAGATGGATCAGGGGAAAGATTGGCCTTGTTAGCCAAGAACCTGTGTTGTTTACATCAAGCATTAAGGATAATATTGCATATGGAAAAGAAGATGCAACCATAGAAGAGATACAAGCCGCGGCTGAACTTGCAAATGCTGCTAAGTTCATCGATAAACTACCTCAG GGGCTAGATACCATGGTTGGAGAGCATGGGACTCAGCTTTCTGGTGGACAGAAGCAGAGAGTTGCAATAGCAAGAGCAATTCTAAAGGACCCTCGGATTTTGCTTTTAGACGAAGCTACAAGTGCATTAGATGCAGAATCTGAAAGAGTGGTACAAGAGGCATTGGACCGCATAATGGGCAATAGGACTACGGTCATCGTTGCTCATCGTTTGAGTACCGTGAGAAATGCAAATACAATTGCCGTAATTCATCGAGGAAAGATGGTTGAAAAAG GGTCACATTCAGAACTACTCAAAGATCCCGAGGGAGCGTACTCTCAGCTTATTCGGTTACAAGAAGTAAATAAAGAGTCAGAACAAGTAGCAGATGTATCAGAAGTTACCCCAGAATCATTTAGACAGTCAAGCCTGAGAAGATCAATGAAGCGATCAATCAGTAGGGGATCATCTATCGGAGATAGCAGCCACCATTCTTTCTCTGTAGCCTTCGGTTTGCCTACTGGAATGAATGTCAATGATTCTTCAACAGTAGATACCGAAGACCCTTCCAAACAGCCATTAAAGCAGCCTCTAGAGGTTCCTATCCGTCGGCTAGCTTACCTCAACAAGCCAGAGATTCCTGTTCTCCTACTTGGAACTATAGCCGCTGTTGCCAATGGTGTCATACTGCCAATTTATGGTCTGCTGCTTTCCCATGTGATCGAAACATTCTTTAAACCACCTGATGAGTTGAAAAAGGATACGAGATTCTGGGCACTGATATTTATGGCCCTTGGCCTGGCATCATTATTGGCATCTCCAGCACGAACATATTTTTTCTCCATTGCTGGATGTAAACTAATCCAAAAAATCAGATTAATGTGTTTTTCGAAGGTGGTTCACATGGAAGTTGGTTGGTTTGATGAACCAGATAATTCCAGTGGTTCAATCGGTGCAAGGCTCTCGGTTGATGCAGCCTCAATACGTGGCCTAGTTGGAGATGCACTAGCTCAGATGGTATCAAACCTTGCATCTGCCATTGCTGGTTTGGTCATTGCTTTTGTTGCAAGTTGGCAATTGGCTCTTATAATGCTAGGACTAGTCCCTTTGATAGGATTCACTGGATATTTTCAAGCAAATTTCATGAAGGGATTTAGTGCAGATGCAAAG ATGATGTATGAAGACGCAAGCCAAGTTGCTAATGATGCTGTCGGGAGTATAAGAACAGTAGCTTCATTTTGTGCAGAGGAAAAAATGATGCAACTCTATAGCAAGAAATGCGAGGGTCCATTGCAAACAGGGATTAAGCAAGGGTTGATTAGTGGATCAGGATTCGGACTGTCATTCTTTTTGATGTTTTCTGTTTATGCTACCAATTTCTATGCCGGAGCTCAGCTTGTCAAGCACGGTCACGTAAAATTCTCAGATGTTTTTCAA GTTTTCTTTGGTTTGACAATGGCAACTATTGGAATTACTCAATCAAGCTCCTTTGCTCCTGATTCCAGCAAAGCCAAGTCAGCTGCTGCTTCCATATTTGCAATTATCGACCGCGAGTCTAAGATAGACCCGAGCGATGAGTCCGGGACAACACTAGAAAACGTGAAGGCAGATATCGAGCTTCATCATGTTAGTTTCAAGTACCCATTAAGGCCAGACATTCAAATTTTCCAAGACTTGAGTTTGTCTATCCATGCTGGCAAG ACTGTTGCTTTGGTTGGAGAAAGTGGGAGTGGGAAATCCACAGTGATTTCATTATTGCAGAGATTTTACGATCCAGATTCGGGACATATCACTCTTGATGGAGTTGAAATCCGAACCCTCCAATTAAAATGGTTGAGGCAACAAATGGGGCTTGTTAGCCAAGAACCTGTTTTGTTTAACGAAACAATCCGTGCCAACATTGCATACGGAAAGGGAGGAAATGCAACCGAGGCAGAAATCTTAGCTGCATCAGAGTTGGCCAATGCTCACAAGTTCATAAGTTCATTACAACAG GGTTACGACACGGTAGTAGGAGAGCGAGGTGTTCAATTATCAGGAGGACAAAAGCAAAGGGTAGCCATTGCACGAGCCATAGTTAAAAGTCCGAAGATACTTCTCCTAGACGAGGCAACGAGTGCGTTGGATGCCGAATCAGAGAGGGTGGTTCAGGATGCATTAGATAGAATCATGGTGAACCGCACAACAGTGGTGGTTGCTCATCGGCTGTCGACAATAAAAAATGCAGATGTGATTGCAGTGGTTAAAAATGGTGtcattgtagagaaaggaaaacATGACACCTTGATAAATATCAAAGATGGTTTGTATGCATCTTTGGTTGCACTTCACATGAGTGCTTCCGCTTCATAa